The genomic region GTAGTTTTAAccacctgtcatgcaactgaacCTTACTAATGTTGAGCATGAAACTTACGACTATTGTTATCAGTTAAGTTGTGGCGTTGTTGTattatgtgtacctacttagttgaaaTTTCGAGATAATATACCTGGGCACAAAAACATTTTCAATTCTGTCTGTTTTCCATCAAATACATGAATGATCTAATTTTCTTTGTTCTACCGTTTTCATATAATACGTTTTAATATCTAAAATTATGCaactttttttccttttttttactgTATTTACATCATAATAAAGATGAATAATTTCCTCACAGCTAAGCTATGGACACGCACCACTCACAATCGCTCAGCCCGCCCTCACTGTAGCGCATGCCCCTGTGATCCAAGCCGCCCCAGTGGTCCACGCCGCCCCAGTGGCCATCGCGGCCAAAGCGGCCACTAGCTACTCATCCTTCCAGAGAGtgagtaaaaagaaaaacaatcaCTCTAGCGCATGGCTCTGTGATCCAAGCCGCCCCAGTGGTCCACGCCGCCCCAGTGGCCATCGCGGCCAAAGCGGCCACTAGCTACTCATCCTTCCAGAGAGtgagtaaaaagaaaaacaatcaCTCTAGCGCATGGCTCTGTGATCCAAGCCGCCCCAGTGGTCCACGCCATCGTGGTAAAATGTGGCAGTTTGTGAGTTTATATACGTATGGTGTAATCTCCAAAACTAATGATCCTGAAAACTCTTTCACTGAAAGATTACATTACCCCGATGactatcatcattatgatcaacccatcgccggctagctacagagcacgggtttcctctcagagtgacaacggttttggccatagtctaccacgctggccatgtgcggattggtagacttcacaaacctttgagaacgttatggagaactctctggcatgcaggtttcctcacgatgttttcgttcgccgttaaagcaagtgatatttaattaattaaaacgcgggtaactccgaaaagttagaggcccgggatcgaacccccgacctccgattagaaggcggacgtcctaaccactaggctatcacagcgatgactataaattaagtaggtaaaatatcAAACCTATTTCATAATTGTTCGTTTCACAGGTGATCCACCCAGCAGTAGCGCATCAAGTAGTGGCCCAACCCGTGGTCCACGCAGCCCCAGTGGTCGCCCAGCCAGTGGTCCATGCCGCCCCACTGGCCATCTCGCATGCCCCCATCGCCTCTTATGGTTCCATCGGCTCCATCGGTTCCATCGGTCACGGCTGGGGCCAGGGCTGGTAGGATAATGTatgttaaatgtaaataaatgttcACGTCAGATCGTCGTAGCGCGTTGAGATCATGCCCAGAGTGTCGGGTTggtgcaaataaaataaataaataaatatttatatcagTATTTTTAAAGACGTGTTTTATTTTGAACAGCCACGAAAAAAGACCGCCATACTTTGAAGCATGCTCGTTGGTGTCGTTTAAACCAAAGGTGCGTAAATACCGCATCAAATGTAATCTGTCCGCTTCACTCATGTATGTCACAAACACAAGCGTTTACTTCATTTTTTGTATCAAAAGTATAAGCTTTGCCTATCtgcagttttataataatatatttgcaAAAAGCTTTCTTTGTTATTAACTCATAATTCGCGTTTGATGCATTGTTGCATTGCTTctatcaatttttttgtaaattggtATCATAGTCAACAGTCAAAAACTCTGCTAATTTACTGATAGGTATACCATACCTCCTACTAATAACAAAGTCTAAGTACCACTGATGACAGTTAGTTAGTTTATTTggtgataagtaggtatagttattcCTTCAACCCAAGTCCCTATCAGACTAGGCTTATAGCACGCAACGGAAACCACTTTATCAAACAAAATATCGCAAGGACAAAAGTTTAGAACttaaaattttttaatttctatcaCGCGATGGGGAAAGGATTGTAAGTCAAAAAAAATCAgagctttttaaatttttatgtattcAGTAAATCAGACTTTTTATCAGATTATGTGTATATACTCGtaactatatattttattgtagttcaaatattataaagagtacTATGACTTAAGTTTTAAATTAACGATGAGCGTAAGTCAAAGtaagtatagtacacgacaggttggggacgccccacactcccgcacagcccctgcgataacccggtgcgggatagcacgagTGTAGTGcgttccccgcctcataccctgatctgtcgcgtactatatgtacgagtgtgactcgttgggaacccaccGCTGCTGTACCTATAAACCAAGTtagatgtaggtatagtacggcTATTAGGCATTCACGGCGTGTTCGTTTTTGTGTCTGTTTCGGGAAAAAATATGTTCCTTTTGATCAACAAAAACGTATTTTTAAGTGCACCTAAACAAATTTTATAACAACATAAAGAGATATACTATTT from Maniola hyperantus chromosome 16, iAphHyp1.2, whole genome shotgun sequence harbors:
- the LOC117989745 gene encoding cuticle protein 70, isoforms A and B-like, giving the protein MSDYIFTSVATVNMRSLVLFALLSVAAAKPKPGGLLGGLGGWDGGLSYGHAPLTIAQPALTVAHAPVIQAAPVVHAAPVAIAAKAATSYSSFQRVIHPAVAHQVVAQPVVHAAPVVAQPVVHAAPLAISHAPIASYGSIGSIGSIGHGWGQGW